In bacterium, the DNA window CTTTGGTTTCTGATAATTCATTACATCTTTTTATCATTGCATCCACAAAATGAATACTTAAATGTGAATGAAACTTTATTGTTTTCATAATCAAATTCCTTTTAAAAAGTGCTTTTTAGTAAAGTGTATACAAAACCCCACTGAAGACTTTCAGGCGAACCTGGAAGTTGGTCCAGTGGGGAGGAAGTACGGACGTAGTATAGACCGATTCATCGGGTTTGTCAAGTTTGTCGGGTTTGTCAGGTTTGTCAAGGGAGGCAGGCAGTGGCCTCTTGTTGCCGCCTTCGGGGCAAGGGGCTTAAGCCCCTTGTATTACCGTCCGCAGGGTGTCAATCGTCTTCCAGAGTGGATAAATCCCCGACTTCCTCGCCCCACTCGAGGGCGCGGAGGTAGCGCCGCAGAATCTTCCCCGACCGCGTCTTCGGCAGCTTGTCCGTGAACTCGATTTCCTGGGGCATGGCCAGGGGCGAGAGCTTCTTGCGGATGAAGTTCATTATCGAGAGCTCGAGGTCGCCCGTGGGCTCGTAACCCGGATTGAGGGTGACGAAGGCCTTGACGACCTCCATGTTGACCTCGTCGGGCTTGCCGACTGCGGCGGCCTCGGCCACGGCTTCGTGCTCGATGAGGGCGGATTCTATCTCGAAGGGCCCGACCAGGTGACCGCCGGTGTTTATCACGTCGTCGTCGCGGCCCACGAACCAGTAGTACCCCTCGGGGTCTATGGAGGCCCGGTCGCCGGAGACGTACCACAAACTTTTATCCTGCCGCAGGTCGTCGGGGTCGCGGTCGTCCACGTCGCCGACGAACTTCGAGCGGTACACGTCGGGCTTCGCGTGGTAGGCGCGGAACATGGCGGGCCAGCCGGGGCGGAAGGCGATGAGCCCCACCCGGCCCGGCTCGGTCACCGGCTCGTGGGTCTTCAAATCCAGCACGGTGGCCTCGATGCCGGGGAAGGGCTTGCCCATGGATCCCGGCTTGATGGGCATTCCGGGGTAGTTGGAGATCATTATGGAGCCGGTCTCGGTCTGCCAGAAGGAGTCGTGGAAGGGCAGCCCGAAAGCCTCCTGGCTCCAGATGACGGCCTCGGCGTTCAGCGGCTCGCCCACGCTGACCAGGTGCCGCAGGCAGGAGAGGTCGTACTTTTTCACCGTTTCCGTGCCCTGGCGCATGAGGGAGCGGATGGCGGTGGGGGCGGAGTACCACACGGTGATCCGGTTGTCCTGGATGAACTTGTACCAGCGGTCGGCGCTGAAGCCCTCGTCGAGGACGCACTGGGTTATCCCCATGCTCCAGGGGCCGATGATGCCGTAGCTGGTGCCGGTGACCCAGCCGGGATCGGCGGTGCACCAGTAGACGTCGTCGTCGGTCAGGTCCAGAACCCACTTGGTGGTGATGTACTGGGCCCAGATGGAGGCGTGGACGTGCTGGGCGCCCTTGGGCTGCCCCGTGGTGCCCGAGGTGTAGTGGAGGACCGAGGGGGTCTCGGGGCCGGAGGGGAATACGTCGAAGCGTTCGAGGCGCGGGGCGGCCTCCACGTCGAAGAAAATCTCGCCGGGCTTGAGCTTGGCCTCCTCGCCGTCCACGACGATGACCTTCTCCAGGGCCGGGAGGGAATCCCGGATTTTGCGGACCTTGCGCACGTGCTTTTGGGTGGTGAGGATGGCGCGGGTTCCGGCACTTTCCAGGCGGACATGGAGGGAGTCGTCGCCGAAGGCGGAGAAGAGCGGCTGCGCGATGCCGCCCATTTTCAAGACGCCCAGGAAGGAGAAGTAGAGGCTCGGAATCTTGTCCATGAAGATGCAGATGCGGTCGCCGGGCGCCAGGCCCTGGCCGGCGAGGAATTTGGCGAAGGCGTTGGAGTGGGCCCGCAGGTCCGCGAAGGTGTAGGCGGCCCGCCTGCCGCCGAAGCCCTCCCACACCAGGGCGGTATTAGCGCCAAGGCCGCGGTCGCAGACCCGGTCGGAGCAGACGGCGCCGATGTTCAGGGGCTCGCCCTCGGTCCAGCCCAGCTCCCGCCGGGCGATGTCCCAGGAAAAACCTTTCAGCCTCTCGTCGTAGGAGCCGATGTTACTCATCGAGGTGTCCCTCCTTGGGGCGGCTCGAGTATCAATCCCTGCTCTCCAGCACGACCACGGCGGCGGCGGAATGGCGGTTGTGGGTCAGGGTGAGATGAATTTTCGTAATCCGCAGAGACCGGACCATCTCGGTGGCCCGACCGCTGAAGAGGAGGGAGACCGCGCCCGACGGCTCCCGCACCACCTCGACCATCTTCCAGCGCATGCCCTGGGCCAGCCCGGCGCCGAGGGCCTTGAAGGCCGCCTCCTTGGCGGCGAAACGCGCGGCGAAGTGCTCCCAGTACCGCGCTTGGGAGCGGCAGTACTTCACCTCGGCCGGGGTGAAGACCTCCTCGGTGAATTCGAGGCCCCCCTCGTGGTGACCGCGCCGGAAGCGCTCCACCTCGACCAGGTCTACGCCTATGCCCTTGATCATTATTATCCGGGATTGGAATGTTGCCGGGGAACTATCTTACCGACTGCGCCGCCCCTTGTCCAGTTCCTTCCGCGAGGGGAAGTTGCGTATATGGCAACGTAGGGCGGGGAATCCGTTCCCCGCCGCTTTTATTCCTCACCCGACTTGCGATGGTGTAGGGGCCGACCATTATGTCGGCCCGCCCCACACCCTAGCCCGTAAGCGCGCTTCCCCCAAGAGGGGGGAGGGGACACACGGGCCGACCTAAACGGCGCGCCGTCTGTCGGCCCCTACGTTTGGCAATCGTGGAAACGGGCGGCCGCGGCCGTCCCCCCCGAGGCGCCGCCGATCAGTCCTCCCGGAGCTCCGGCGGGACCGGCAGCCCCTCGCGGATGTAGTCCTTGGCCTCGGGCTCGTAGTCCAGCATGTAGGAGTAGTCCTTGCCGCTGAAGTCGCTGATGACGAGGATGGCCACGCGGCGGACCTCGATATCGGGGCTCTGGAGGTAATCATCCAGGAAGTTGACGCCGAACTGGCCGCCGGCTGAGAAGATGACCGGGGCGTAGGACATGGCGCCGGGCCGGCGCTCGCGGATGGCGGAGACGAGCGCGGCGTACGCCTCCTCCCCGGCGCCCTGGAGACCGAGCACGGACAGCATGGCGGGCTGACCCTTGAGGGACAACGCCCGCACCAGGCCATCCACGTGGACCTCGCCCTCCAGGTCGAAGAGGACGCAGGCCGCCGACGCGGACTCGCCGTCACCGCTCCGGGCGCAATCCCGCAACTCTTCGCGTATAACGTCCAGACCCAGGTACATGGCGACCAGCAGACGCTCCCGGGCCTCGTCGTCCACCACCCAGCGGTAGAAAGCCAGGAGCAGGTCGAGGTTCCCCGGCAGCCCCTCGGCGAGCGCCAGGATGGGAAGCCCGTCGGCGGAAACCCGCAGCAGGGCTTCCACCCCGATTTCCTGGTCGGCGAAGCGGCTGAGGCGGTCGAGCCTCGCGCCGGCGGAGAGGGTGATGTCATCGGCGATGCGCTCCAGACCGGCGACCAGCTCGATCAGACCGACCTCCTCGACCCGCCCCGCCCAGTCGGGACTGTCGGGCTCGACGGCCAGCTCTTCAACCGTCACCGCCGCCGCCGCCAGGGGGAGCAGGAGTATTACGAGCGGGTACTTCATCAATCCCTCTCCTTCCAGAGTGTGACCTTCCAGACGCCGTCGAAGCGCATCATGCAGAAAAAGCACAGGGTCGGTTCCCCCCAGTCGCCCGCGTCGTCGGTGTATAAAAGTTCGGCCTCGCAGATGACGACTCCGCCGCCGCGGAGGTCGCCAGCAGGGCGCCGCAGAGGGCCACCTTCAATAAAACCGAATCCCGCATACACTTTTCCGCCGCATTCCGGGGGGATTCAACCGACAGACCCCCTCCGGTCGCCCCCGTTAAAGCTCGAAAAGCACGACGGCCAGCCCGGTTTCCAGGACCTCATCGGCGGCGAAGGGCACGTCCACGTAGAGCGAGACGTCCAGGTCGGCGACGCGGAAGTGGAAACCGGGGACCAGGGAGAAGGCGTTGTAGGGCGACACGCCGTACTGGCCCTCCACGGAGAGGGAGAGCCAGTCGGTGGCGGCCCAGACGAGTCCGATGCCGCCTTCGAAGCCGCCCCCCGCCGCGAAGTCGTAGCCCAGATTACCCAGAACCCCGCCCTTGAGGAAATCGTACTGGAGGGCCAGACCGGCGGTCAGGGCCGCGCGGCCGTCGGGGGTCCCGGGGCCCAGGTCCACCGGCGGGCGGTAGTTCGCGACCTCGTCCCGCTCGGGATAGGTCGGTCCGGTGGGCAGGGCGGCGCGGGCGTAGAGGGCGTAGGCGAAATCGCCGGGCGCGGGGGGCGAGAGCTTCCCCTCCAGCGCCAGGTCGCCCATCCCGCCAAAAGTCTCGCCGCCGGAGAAAATCTGGTTCACGTAGGGCGCCTTGAGGGAGAGCTCCCCCCAGCCGCCGAGGCCGAGGGAGACGGCCAGCCAGGGCTGCACCGCCCGCTCCAGGGGTGTGTACTCCGGAACGGTGGAGCCGACCAGCCAGTCGTAGTAGTCCGCGCCGAGGGCGACGCGCATGGACCAGGGCTCCAGGCCGCGCGGCGAGACGAGGGCGTTCAGGCCGGTGCCCCCCGTGGGCCCCACCAGGCCCACCGGCAGGTCGGGGATGTGGAACACGAGGCGGTACTCCCGGGAGTTGCCCGCCGCGTCGCGGACGATCAGGGGCACCGAGCCGTCGTAGGCGCCCGTGGGCACGGTGGCCTCGAAGCCGCCGTCGCCGGAGAGGGGGACCGGCCCGGCGCCGACGACGAGGTTGGCCGCGTCCGTGGTCCGGCCCCACAGGGTGAGGGTGCGTCCGCCGCCGCCCAGCCGCCAGCCCTGAATCTCCAGGTCCGGCGGAGTGTCGTCAACGACCACCTCGAAGGAGCGCGCCGGGGAGAACTCGCCCGCCAGGCCGTTGTCGTCCAGGGCGGCCGCGCGCCAGTAGTACGTGCCGGGGACCAGCTCCAGGCGGAGGGCCTCGCCGGCGGCCGACTCGCGCTCCTCGTAGAGTCGCGTGCAGGCCGGATCGGCGGCGAGCTGGAAGTAAACGCGGATCGCCCCCGCGGGGGCCTCCCACTCGAACACCACGCCCCGCCGGGCGTCGGCGGCGAAGACCAGGGACGCGCCGTCCCCGGGCCGAAGCAGGGATGGTTCGGCGGGGAGGGCCACCCGGGTGACGCCGTGCTCGCGGACGACCGCGCCCTCGCCGGGGCCCAGCTCGAAAGGCTCCCCGGCGGGCTCGCCCGCGAGCCGCGGCTCTACCAGCACCCGCCCGCGGAAAACGGCTATCTGGGTCACGCCCGGGTCGGGCGACGCGACCTCGAAATCCGTCCCGCGGACGATGGCCACCGCCGTGGGTCCGCCGATGCGGAACTCCTCGCCGTCGCCCAGGATCGCGTCCAGCACCGCCCGGACCCGCCCGTAGAGGAGCTCCAACAGGGTCGAGCTCGCGTCCGCGCTCCGGACGGACCCCTCGAGGCGCAGGCCCGTCGAGGGGGCCAGGATGACCCGGGCGCCGCCCACCGATAGCTCCGCGGTGGAGAGCTCCCCCGTGCGCGCAGTGTCGCCGGGGGCCACGGCTGTGTCGGGGTGGAGCGGCTCGAAACCGCCGTGCTCACGGCCGACTACGACGTGACCGTCGCCCGCCACCAGCTCCGCCCACCCCACCTCGGGACCGGGGAGCGTCAGCCGCTCGCCGGCCTGGGGGTCGCGACCGGCCAGGTCCTCGTTCACCGTCAACAAGAGGCGCCAGAGACCGGCCTGCCCCATGGCGCGCTCCGCCAGCGCCTCCAGGGTCTCCCCGGGGCGCAGGACCGCTTCCTCGGCGAAGGCCGCGGTCAACAGGCAGAGCGCCAGCGCTGGTATGAGAAAACGCATCGTGCAGAAATAAACCTCACACAGGATTATAGCAACATTCGTTCCACGGTCAAGGTCGGGTCGGAGAACCCCCGTCCCCCCGGAGCGACGGACGGGTCCCGATCCGCGCCGAAGGCCCCTTTGGCCCCCAGCCACCAGAAGAACTCAGGAACCGGCCGAAAGTTTCCCGCGTAGGGGTAGGCAATCATCCGGCACATTTTTCGTGGGGGTTCGACCCCCCGGGGGGGATTTCCCCCCCCGCCTTGACTCCGACGAACTTTTCATCTATTATTGGATGATTAAAACCGGCTCTCCACCGCTCCCAATAAAAAAAATGGAGACAAGGGGTTTAAACCCCTTGCCACTACCACATGGAAGACATCACCATCCGCGGGGCCCGCGAGCACAACCTCAAGAACATAGACCTCGTCATCCCCCGGGGCCGCCTGGTGGTATTCACCGGCGTCTCCGGTTCCGGGAAGAGCTCCCTGGCCTTCGACACGCTCTACGCCGAGGGCCAGCGGCGATACGTCGAGAGCCTCTCCAGCTACGCCCGCCAGTTCCTGGGGCAGATGGAGAAGCCCAAGGTGGACCAGATAACCGGTCTCTCGCCGGCCATCAGCATCCAGCAGAAGGCCGCCAGCCGCAACCCCCGCTCCACCGTGGGCACCATCACCGAGATCTACGACTACCTCCGCGTCCTCTACGCCCGGGTGGGCAAGCCCCACTGTCCCTCCTGCGGCCGGCCCATCGGCTCCCAGAGCGCCGAGCAGATCGTCGAGGAGGTGATGAAGCTCCCCGCCGGGACCCGCTTCATGGTCAACGCCCCGGTGGTGAAGAACCGGAAGGGCGAGTTCAAGAACCTCCTGGAGAGCCTGCGCCAGCAGGGGTTCGTCCGGGCGGTCATAGACGGTCGGATGGAGGAGCTGACCGAGATTGCCGGTCTGGACCGCAAGCGGCCCCACGATGTGGAAGTCATCGTGGACCGGCTGATTGCCAGCGAGAACATCCGCGCCCGGCTCACCGACTCCATCGAGACCGCCCTGCGTCTGGCGGACGGCGTGATGACCATCGCGCTGGTCAAGGACTCGGACGGCCTCTCCGGCGCGGTGGCCGAGGCGGTGGCCCGGCTGGCCGAGAGGGAGGTCGCCCCCGACGAGGGGGGACCGAGCGAAGGCCCCCACTTCGACGCCGGCGGCCGGGCCATCTTCAGTGAGCACAACGCCTGCGCCATCTGCGGCGTCTCCTTCCCCGAGCTCTCCCCCCAGATGTTCTCCTTCAACAGCCCCCAGGGAATGTGCCCCTCCTGCGGCGGCCTGGGCTCAACCCTGGAGGTGGACCCGGACCTGGTCGTGCCCGACCCCACGCTCTCCATCCGCGAGGGCGCCGTGGCCGTCTGGGGCAAGATTGACGAGACGAAGACCTGGCGGCTCTCGCGACTGGAGAGCCTGGCGACCCACTACAACTTCAGCCTGGACACGCCCTGGGCCGAGCTCCAGCCCGAGGTTCACCAGGTCATCCTCGAGGGCTCCGAGGAAGAGGAGATAGAGTTCACCTGGGAGTACGAGCACGGCTCCGGCTCCAGCACCCACGCCTACACCGGGGTCGTCGAGAACCTCCACCGGCTGTACCGGGAGACGAAGTCCGACGCGGCCCGGCAGTTCTACGGCCGCTTCTTCACCAGCCTGCCCTGCAAGGTCTGCGAGGCCAAGAAGCTCCGCCCCGAGGCGCTGGCCGTGACCCTCGACGGTCTCAACATCCACGAGCTGGGCGAGCTGCCCGTCAGCGAGCTGGTCGGGTTCTTCGCCGGCCTCAACCTCAACGACACCGAGCGCAAGATAGCCCAGGAGCTGTTGAAGGAAGTCCGCTCCCGGCTGGGGTTCCTGGTCAACGTGGGCCTTTATTACCTGACGCTGAACCGGTCGGCGCCGACCCTCTCCGGCGGCGAGGCCCAGCGCATCCGCCTGGCCAGCCAGATAGGCTGCGGCCTGGTCGGCGTTCTCTACATCCTGGACGAGCCCTCCATCGGCCTGCACCACCGCGACAACGTCAAGCTCATCAAGACCCTCACCGACCTCAGAGACCTGGGGAACACGGTGATCGTGGTCGAGCACGACGAGGCGACGATGCTGGCGGCGGACCATATGGTGGACTTCGGCCCCGGCGCGGGGCACATGGGCGGGCGCATCGTGGCCCAGGGGACCCCCGAGGAGATCAAAAGGGCCCCGGGCTCCCTCACCGGCCGCTACCTCGCCGGCAACCTCGCCATCGCCGTCCCGGCGAGGCGCCGCCCGGGCAACGGCCACTTCCTCGAGATCTACGGCTGCACCCACCACAACCTGAAGAACGTGGAGCTGCGCATCCCGCTGGGCACCTTCACCGCCATCACCGGGGTCTCCGGGTCGGGGAAGAGCTCGCTGGTGAACGAGACGCTCTTCCCGGCGCTGGCCACGGCCCTGCGGCAGACGCGGATGCACGGCGGCCCCTTCGAGAAAATCGGCGGCCTCAAGCAGATTGACAAGGTCATAGACATAGACCAGAGCCCCATCGGCCGCACACCCCGCTCCAACCCCGCCACCTACATCAAGGTCTTCGACCACATCCGCCGGCTGTTCGCCCAGCTTCCCGCGGCCAAGGTCCGCGGCTACACGCCGGGGCGCTTCAGCTTCAACGTCCGCGGCGGGAGGTGCGAGGCCTGCCAGGGCGACGGGCTCATCAAAATCGAGATGCACTTTTTGCCCGACGTCTACGTCACCTGCGACGTCTGCCACGGCAAGCGCTACAACACGGAGACCCTCTCCGTGCGCTACCGCGGCTACAACATCGCCGACGTGCTCGAGATGGACGTCTCCGAGGCGCTGGAGCTCTTCCGCAACATCCCCCAGATAGCCCGGATGCTGGAGACCCTCACCAGCGTGGGGCTGGACTAT includes these proteins:
- a CDS encoding AMP-binding protein: MSNIGSYDERLKGFSWDIARRELGWTEGEPLNIGAVCSDRVCDRGLGANTALVWEGFGGRRAAYTFADLRAHSNAFAKFLAGQGLAPGDRICIFMDKIPSLYFSFLGVLKMGGIAQPLFSAFGDDSLHVRLESAGTRAILTTQKHVRKVRKIRDSLPALEKVIVVDGEEAKLKPGEIFFDVEAAPRLERFDVFPSGPETPSVLHYTSGTTGQPKGAQHVHASIWAQYITTKWVLDLTDDDVYWCTADPGWVTGTSYGIIGPWSMGITQCVLDEGFSADRWYKFIQDNRITVWYSAPTAIRSLMRQGTETVKKYDLSCLRHLVSVGEPLNAEAVIWSQEAFGLPFHDSFWQTETGSIMISNYPGMPIKPGSMGKPFPGIEATVLDLKTHEPVTEPGRVGLIAFRPGWPAMFRAYHAKPDVYRSKFVGDVDDRDPDDLRQDKSLWYVSGDRASIDPEGYYWFVGRDDDVINTGGHLVGPFEIESALIEHEAVAEAAAVGKPDEVNMEVVKAFVTLNPGYEPTGDLELSIMNFIRKKLSPLAMPQEIEFTDKLPKTRSGKILRRYLRALEWGEEVGDLSTLEDD
- the acpS gene encoding holo-ACP synthase; this translates as MIKGIGVDLVEVERFRRGHHEGGLEFTEEVFTPAEVKYCRSQARYWEHFAARFAAKEAAFKALGAGLAQGMRWKMVEVVREPSGAVSLLFSGRATEMVRSLRITKIHLTLTHNRHSAAAVVVLESRD
- a CDS encoding FecR family protein; the encoded protein is MRFLIPALALCLLTAAFAEEAVLRPGETLEALAERAMGQAGLWRLLLTVNEDLAGRDPQAGERLTLPGPEVGWAELVAGDGHVVVGREHGGFEPLHPDTAVAPGDTARTGELSTAELSVGGARVILAPSTGLRLEGSVRSADASSTLLELLYGRVRAVLDAILGDGEEFRIGGPTAVAIVRGTDFEVASPDPGVTQIAVFRGRVLVEPRLAGEPAGEPFELGPGEGAVVREHGVTRVALPAEPSLLRPGDGASLVFAADARRGVVFEWEAPAGAIRVYFQLAADPACTRLYEERESAAGEALRLELVPGTYYWRAAALDDNGLAGEFSPARSFEVVVDDTPPDLEIQGWRLGGGGRTLTLWGRTTDAANLVVGAGPVPLSGDGGFEATVPTGAYDGSVPLIVRDAAGNSREYRLVFHIPDLPVGLVGPTGGTGLNALVSPRGLEPWSMRVALGADYYDWLVGSTVPEYTPLERAVQPWLAVSLGLGGWGELSLKAPYVNQIFSGGETFGGMGDLALEGKLSPPAPGDFAYALYARAALPTGPTYPERDEVANYRPPVDLGPGTPDGRAALTAGLALQYDFLKGGVLGNLGYDFAAGGGFEGGIGLVWAATDWLSLSVEGQYGVSPYNAFSLVPGFHFRVADLDVSLYVDVPFAADEVLETGLAVVLFEL
- the uvrA gene encoding excinuclease ABC subunit UvrA, which gives rise to MEDITIRGAREHNLKNIDLVIPRGRLVVFTGVSGSGKSSLAFDTLYAEGQRRYVESLSSYARQFLGQMEKPKVDQITGLSPAISIQQKAASRNPRSTVGTITEIYDYLRVLYARVGKPHCPSCGRPIGSQSAEQIVEEVMKLPAGTRFMVNAPVVKNRKGEFKNLLESLRQQGFVRAVIDGRMEELTEIAGLDRKRPHDVEVIVDRLIASENIRARLTDSIETALRLADGVMTIALVKDSDGLSGAVAEAVARLAEREVAPDEGGPSEGPHFDAGGRAIFSEHNACAICGVSFPELSPQMFSFNSPQGMCPSCGGLGSTLEVDPDLVVPDPTLSIREGAVAVWGKIDETKTWRLSRLESLATHYNFSLDTPWAELQPEVHQVILEGSEEEEIEFTWEYEHGSGSSTHAYTGVVENLHRLYRETKSDAARQFYGRFFTSLPCKVCEAKKLRPEALAVTLDGLNIHELGELPVSELVGFFAGLNLNDTERKIAQELLKEVRSRLGFLVNVGLYYLTLNRSAPTLSGGEAQRIRLASQIGCGLVGVLYILDEPSIGLHHRDNVKLIKTLTDLRDLGNTVIVVEHDEATMLAADHMVDFGPGAGHMGGRIVAQGTPEEIKRAPGSLTGRYLAGNLAIAVPARRRPGNGHFLEIYGCTHHNLKNVELRIPLGTFTAITGVSGSGKSSLVNETLFPALATALRQTRMHGGPFEKIGGLKQIDKVIDIDQSPIGRTPRSNPATYIKVFDHIRRLFAQLPAAKVRGYTPGRFSFNVRGGRCEACQGDGLIKIEMHFLPDVYVTCDVCHGKRYNTETLSVRYRGYNIADVLEMDVSEALELFRNIPQIARMLETLTSVGLDYVKLGQPATTLSGGEAQRVKLARELTKRSTGKTVYILDEPTTGLHFADIAKLLGVLQTFVDSGNTVIVIEHNLDVIKNADYIVDLGPEGGDDGGRIIARGTPEKVALIEESYTGNVLRQVLPRFAETVPDAVGER